The genomic DNA gcagcaggGGTGAATCGGGCTCCTCTGGCAGCTGACCAATCTCTGTCGGGTCCAGGTTCAGCAGGAGAGAATGAGGAAGTTCGTCTAGCGGGTGTAGGCGCGTCAGTTCGAGCAGGTAAGGGAGTAGCTCGTCGCCACTGATTGGATTCTTCTGCTGCcgatggtggaagagcaTCTCTTCGATTGGTAGCTGTTTCAGATCAGAAGACAACTGTCAGGATTCCGGTCGTGGATTTGAATTTTGAACCTCAATAGGCGATTGACTTACGAGCCTCCGCTACGCTAACTCTTATAGATCTACCCTGTAACTGAGCACCTGTTCTTCCCAAAGCCTCCTTCAAAGTATCTTGACTTGGAAACTCgacatatccatatcctttAGGCTTTCCATCTCTATCCTTCAATATCCTTACGCTTGAAGGGGAGAGATCGGTGAAAAAGTCCCTGACAGCTTCTTCGAGGTCAGGTTCGTACGATAAGTTTCCAACAAAAGCGGTAAAAGGAGGGACGGTAGGGAGGGGAAGTTCTTCTCTTTGTGGAGGAGCACCGGGGAAATTGGAAGCTGTACAAGAACGCCATAAGCAAATCATAGGGGGATCGTCGAGGGGATGTAAGCAGAATATACGATTACTAACTTGATCTTGCTGCTCGGTCAGGCATTGAATCGAGATAACCGggatcacctttcttggGACCGGTGTTCTCACGAGCGGCAGCTATATCAGCCGGATCGTCAGAAGAAATTTGATGTGCATGACAATATGATTCTCACTCACGGGCAGAAGGGAAGTCCATGTCATCCGCCCAAGATCCTCCAGCACCGCCTACATCATTGAGAAAATATAGTCAGTCTTAAAAATCCGATTACGACGTTCCCGTGAAGATCGAAGATCCCTAAACCTGGAACCACTGCACGATGAAATCGAGATCCGACGTACTATCTTGAGTGAAGAAATCGGACAAAGCCATTTTTTgagccttcttcttgggtgCTATTCATCGTTGAAATTGGTGAGAGGTAAGGGATCAAGTGAGAACAGCAAATCAGTCAGCAATCATACTATCTTCGTTTTAGTGGTAGAACAATGCTAACCCATGTTGAATGTGTCCTTCTTAGCCTGTCGTCGCGGTTGATATAATCTGGATGGCGGTGTTTGGGGTTCTCGAAGAATATCACTGCTATGATGTATTATcaacgatggatgatgactGATGACTGATGGAATGCTGAACGTCAAGTCGTGAGCAACATCACAAAGTGAAAAGAGAGGATAGCGGAAATTCAAAAAACTCAGATGCCACACTCGGGAATATAATCATAATCTTGCTACTCGTATAATTAAACCGGTGATATCATTGTAGGTATGCGCAAGAACCTCACTCCatcacacacacatacacaccACACTGACACACACTCGAACATGAATTGATCGTAGCTCGCCGCCTTCTAATCAAAAAGAATCTTCCGAGATCACTTTCATCTGCAGACTGCAGAAAAAAACAAAGATTTCGAAGCTCATCGTCTCTTCTGCAAAGTCGATACCGAACGAAAGTGAAAGCTGAAAAaacaaaaactacagcacccgggattcccaagtggtcccccaccttggtactaaccgagcgatacccaAGTTAATTGCgcagagcggacgggatgcgATGCTTTTTaggttctatggccgtagatgaaAGTTTCAGCCTGTTTGTTGACTTCATATACTGATGAAATTGAGAGGACATCAGACATGACATTGGGTGAATATGCTTTGGGTAGAGTGGTAAAGTCTGATGTTTGTATTGATAGTATTGTGAAAACGTCAGGAGGTTTTCAACAACATCCATCAGACCCTCTGTCAATCGATCCCTCCCCTCATTGTGACATTGTTCTTACTGACGTAAACCCGTATTAACTGTTAATGGGTCGAACGGTAGCAGCATGAGTTGTAAATGCTGATACATGCATGACCTTGAGTAATGAAATTTGACTTCGTGAACCTGATCACCTGATCCGAAACATCATATGCTACAAGAGCACTTGAAACCCGAGGTAACGGTTTGCAATCCTTTGACGTTCCTACTGATACAATATCCGTCATGGGATATCATCGGAAAGGAAGGGCGGTATGAAATGACGTTCTCTGGGTTCAcccatcatttcatctctAGCTGATCAAGTATATAAGGTAtccatcgatgatcttctttaCAATGAGTGTCTTCTTTTTCAAATCACCGatttctcatctccctcacaACTGCTCATCCCCGCCACTCATTCCACTTCGCCCTTCACAGCTTCCCATCAATCCTGCCAACTCATCAAACCGATATAAGACATACAGATATCCCTCAAACTAATTTCCCTTCACTTGTTCAACCTATctaatctcatcttcctctttcaatcgTACCATCCCGCATACCATGGCAGCCTCTTTCGTCGGACGGGGCATGTTCCCCAAATTATGGATCCTCATCTGTAAATTATGGGTATATATCGTATCGATAGGATGTCTAATTATGGTAAGTGAAACTACAAAACACTCTCAAACACAGGTGTTTGCTAAATATACGCGCTCAATCTATATCGGATTAGCCATTAGCAGTCTGGGTGATGATTTTCATCCAGAATACAAAGACTTTTGCGGATACGATGGGTGAGCACTAATCTTGTACAATTACTAAGGTACTCACTTCCAAGATCAACGTGGCTAATCAGGAAATTCACTTGCCTGTTTTGAAAATATATTACAGACCATTATCTAGGGAATGATCAGAAAGTCTATGATAGGTTCGATGGTGATCCCAATGCAGGATATGTCGGTGCGTttcatttttttttttcctctgtgcttttttttttcctcaCTTCGAGTAGTGGACCTGACGGTGCGCTCATACTGGTTAACTATCGGCTCTAGGCAATACTAACATACCAAAACATCTAGGTGGACCCGTGTAAGTGCAATGTGCAGTGTCCCTTGTCCTTTCAATCGTACGAGTGATCATCAATCGCTAATATGTTCATAAATTTTTCCTTCGATCTCGCGTTGGCTTGTTGATCTACGGTGATAGCTTCGCAGCGATATTCGATGTAGCAATGTGGATCTTCATCGTGATCGCCATGTGTGCGGATCTATTGTGAGtaaatcaactcaccatccgtCCCATCCAATCCAGCTATCCAGTGCCATGTCATCAATCTGACTGAGATACGATGATCTAGTTGGAAATTCCCAATATGTAAACAATTCCTCGGTAAGTGCAATTTTCTTTACTATATGTCCATCCCCCCATCCATGTCTTACCGATACTGATCTTTGGTCATACGTTATGCAGAATCGGTTTGGACAGATGGGTTATACGAAGATCTTAAATTCATTGATGTCGAATTTTTCTGTAAGTGTTCCCGTTGAGAACATATTGTGGTACGCCCAAAAAGAATGATAACAAGCTGAGCATCTTTCTCATAACTTACTTACTTGTGCTAGTCCTCGTTGCGAACGCCTTCCTCAAGTTGTTCATCGTAGCAGCCACCGGAGCTCAGACGTACACAGGATTGAAGCCCAACCAGGACGACCCAAAAATTGACACACCGCTGTTCTGCCTCTACGCTACGTTATGTTTGGCAGTTTCAATTCCATTCACGTGAGTATAAGACCTCTCAGAATCCCGAAGAAAGTACTGATGGTTCATCTGTTTCTCTCTGGCTTCCCTGTGGATTGGATAGCCTGATAGCTCTTTTCGTAAGTAACTCTTGTACGTTTATGATCCTAAGATGTTCAGCTGACTGGCGGATattagtatatcatccatgggatgaagatgcgaGAATACAAGGACGAActgaaagctgctgaagaagctgccaaagctaAGAAGTAGTGTGGCTGGACAGATAGTGTCCAGTGATCAATTGTGTTGTGGGAATAGGAGAAACCTAGAGGTTTGTAGTTTGTTAGTATCCCTGCCATCAATCTCCATACATATTAGATGATCGATTCCGTCGATTGCAATCGGCAACCATGTCATCGATCTGTAGAACAGTCCGTACTGTATTGGTGCTTGCGTTGAATTACTTTACACATATTTGCATTTGCCCGGATAAGCGGATAAGACCAAGTATATCTTGTTGAAAGCTTCTTTTCACATATTGCTTGATGACTTTTGTAGTGATTTCAGACCGATGCCTGATTTAGTTGCCTCGACCTGCCATTCGTCCACCTTTGATGTTCTCGCCCTCAGTCGATCTATAAACATCGATCACTTACATCAGTGACTGACCCCGATTTCCTTGAATCCAAAAGCACAAAGTCAAAGGTGATTATGACTCACGTGCTGATTCCGACCATAGCGTCACCTAAATCCGTAGATACTTCAGCCAAGACAGCAGGGTTGTTGTAGTGCGTAACAGCTTGGACGATCGCTCTGGCTCTCTTGGCGGGATCACCAGATAAGACTGTAATGAACATGACTTGTCAGCTGACGTTCGGTGATTCTGTGTCGAAGGTTAGCTTACAGATACCAGAACCGACGAAGACTATTTGCAAAgtgatggatcagcttccatatcGCAGCGGACACGACAACAGATTGCATTGCAGAACcgcactcacctccatcacaACCCAATTGCATCATCATAGCAGCATCAGCGGGGGTAGCTACACCACCCGCAGCGAAGCTATCACATCATAACACACAAGTCTGTCAGCATCACAAGGCTTCAATAACGGTCGTGGTATTGGCATATATGTGCGATCGAAAATTTGGTTCTCAAGTGTAGTGAAACTCACGAAACAACAGGTAATCTCTTCAACCTAGCGGTCTCCTTCAACAGATGATAAGGTGCCGAGAGCTCTTTAGCGAAAGCGTATAGCTCCTCGTCAGACATGGAAGCTGCCTTTCTGATATCTGCCATAACCGCACGCTGGTGTTTGACGGCTTCTACGACATCTCCAGTACCAGCTTCACCCTTGGTTCGGATCATGCtgtgagaaggagaaaaagtAGGGATAATGATTGTACATAGTCAGCGTTTATGTATCATCAAAAGATGGCATAACATGTTGAAGGAATGGTACAACTCACGCAGCACCTTCGGAGATTCTTCTGAGAGCCTCACCCAAGTTCTTACATCCACATACGAAAGGAACCTTGAATGAGTGTTTACCAATGTGATGTTGGTCATCTGCCATAGTGAGAACTTCGGATTCCTGACAAATGAAATGACCCAAGCATACTAGTCAGCACAGTAGTTGCCATGAGCCGATCTGTTGATGAGTAGAGTggaaatcactcacatcgatATAATCAACACCGATGGATTGTAAGATCTGAGCTTCTACGAAATGTCCGATTCTGACTTTTGCCATGACGGGGATCGAGACGGCTTCCATGATCTCCTTTATCATTCCTGGATCGGACTGAAGCGGGAATGACCAACGGGAATCAGCCTGAGTCGGTTGAATAGGGACGACATATTGTGAAATATCGAATGGTCGGAGGTATCgaatgatcaactcaccattctcgCGAcacctccatctcttctGATGTTCGCTGGGATTCTCTCTGGACGACATAGACATCGTTAGCATGACAACAGGACATACCAACTTCAAGAGGAGAGGAATCGAACTCACCCAATGCCATAACAGCACAAGcaccagcttcttcagcGATCTTGGCCTGTTCGACGTTCATGACATCCATAATGACACTATCATCACAATGTAATCATGTATCAGTGCCAATCACTACATTTTAATCGAAatgtcagatgatgagaagcAAACTCACCCTCCCTTCAACATCTGGGCCAAACCCGATTTGACTCCAAAacttcctcctgctccaccactGCCTGCAGGTCCACCTCTACTACCTAATAGTGGAGTGGAAGTACCACCTTGAGAGACGGGTACAGACCCATTGGGTGCAGAGGAAGGTACGATGGTGGGTTCCGATGACATTGTGTGGTCTGGTATGTCGTACAATTTGGTGGTTCAACGAAGTATGGAGGAATGGAAGACGAAAgtagacgatgatgaaaagtactactggtggtggtgatagTTATAAATGGAGATCTGAGATATTCAACTTTTTTTCCAATTCGGATATCTCGAGTCAAGATCTTTAGTCGCCGGATAACGTGAACTTGAACAGCAAGAAAAGTTAGGCGACTGAGACGATCACCAGTGAATGAATGCCAAGGATAACCACGCTACCACTGGAATCGTGGATTTCCAATACTCTTAACATGCACAGAATTACGGATGTGTTCTTAAAGAGCAACGTAGGTTGAGCGATGCATGCTTGACTCGAGATCCAGGTCTCCGTGGCATGTGGCTTAGATCCCTAACTACGTTTAAATTCCTGAAGGGTAAGAGTTAGTTACTTTACCCCAGTCTCCTGATAGGATTTAATCGAGATCCATATTCATCAGTTCTTGATATTATCTACCTATCTACAACATACATCCAGTATATGTGTATAAGGTCGACCAACATACTTGTCGTCAGTCACTCAGCTCTCTCAAGTCAGACCTACAACTTGTATTTTCCAAagtccaccttcatcatttACACTGACAGTTCCCGACGAGACCTTCTCGGGAATATCGAAATCTACCAAATGTATTGCACCATTCCTTCCATCATCCGACGCAACCTCTCGAGTGGAGTGAGCAGGAACATCATCGACGTACAGATGCACGCTTGTCCCCTCAATTTGAATGGGTTGATGTCGAATGACGATCAGGGTGATTACCTCTGAGATGTATTTCGAAGTGAACTCAAGTGTATTTTCTAATCCCGACTCGTCAGTCAAAAATTTTCGCTTTTCAGTGATTGGGGACATGCAATTACTCACTCTTTTGATCCACTTTGATATCCATTAATCCACTCATACAAGCAAACTTATCCTTCAATCCCACCAACCCCACTTTAAATCCCTCAAATGAGTAGAGCTTACTAACGCATACTAATTCacattcacctttcttcaatccAACCTCAAAGCTCCCACCATTACTTGAAGTCACAATACGACCTGTAGTGATTCCGTCCGCTATTGCTGATAACCTCATAGGTGTAGTCAAACAATATTCACTGGCATCATTCTCCTCTAGATCCAACAGATCTTCAATATCCCTCCAAGTGATTTTATCTTTCGCAATTGCACTGGGCGAGTGATCATGCACGTTCCACACTCCTATCAGTCCTCCTACCCCTTCATCAAACCTGGTTCCAGCGACTAATGCAGGACCATCAGTGTTACCTTTGAGATTGTCCAAGAACCATCTATTACTCAACACCTGTACCGGAcgaggtgatttgatcaCCGCCTTCTTACCATCCTTGGTTGTAGCGAGAAGCTTGGATATCAGTCGCGTATCAGAGGGATTCTGAGGTGTGTCTGATAACAAGATTGGACCTGGACCAAGTGCTCTAAGAAGAGCATGATATATGGGCAGTagtttggaaggtgaagatgcaAACATGTCGAAATCCGGTATCAAGCATAGATGCGAGGTGAGGATAGTGTTATAAGTGTTGAAGTGGGTGTGATCCGGGTGGGTGTTGGAGTAATTCATATTGAAGTCATCAGAGTTACTAAGTGTTCACACACATGTATAGCCGGATCAGCAATGTGCACTGCGTGATGTCAGAGTGATCATCAGACTGAATCGGTATTCAACGATGACCTCAGGCATATAGGGTGATTATCGTGATGTAATGTCTGACCGACTCACCGGAACACCAAATCTCCTTTTGGTCTATCAAAGTTCAATCCGCCAGGACCAttcaacatcctctcatTCTGCGCCATACACATGATAACTCCCCGTATACCAAAATGACTTTGAGCCGAATCAAGCATTGTGGACCATAAGGATTGTTGAGCGTGGAACCCTCTTGGGTCAATCGCCATCTCTGAATCCGCTTGATTATCGCACTAAAGTATAAATCAATAAATCGGTCAATTCTCACTCGCAGATCTTGAGCCTCTCGAAAGATTCAGTTCTGACGCAACACTTCTATGATAGATTCCAGTAGGCACAATGCTTgaatagaagaaggtatattcCTCACCTTGATAAAATTGATTCCAGcctctttcaactgtccAAACCAATCATCCCAGAACCTCCTCGCCTCGTGAGGAGGAGGCAGCCAAATACTATTTCCATCCGGCtgtccttcatcttccaaacctCCATTCGGCTTTCCTTTCTGATACTCTACACAGTCGTATGTCTCAATgagtgttgaagaaggatgtatACCTTCCCAATATCCTTGGAGGGTTAACCATACTCCGACTTTCTCTACTCCACTATCTTTGATAGcatctaccacctctttcaGAGTCCCTCCAAAGTCTTCATAAGGCTTGAAAGACATAAGTCGTCGATGAGTGGAAGTAGAGAGGGTATCTTgccatccatcatcaatcaggAATGTCTTGATAGGCAAGTCGGACGGAATGAgggatagaagaagatctttAGTTGGTCGAATCCgtttcccatcttccataAATGCACTTTTCAGCTACTTTATCCCAGTCGTACAGCACCCACAAAAGAAATTGTGGAAGGTATTTTGAGGATTGTATATGTTAGTAATGTATTAGTTACTCACCTTTATCGAAGAAACTCTCCCATGTACATATCCCCAACCCATCCCACAaatcatcactctcctcttttcccttcccttcgtcatcatcacttgcGGTCGAGCCTACTAAACCTCTTGCAATATCGACTACTTTACTCActgatcttctttcttcgatagGTCCTATAGCTTCATAGCATACTACCCAgaccttctcttctttacTGGTGGGGAGTACTCTATTCACATTagatttgatctttccatcttcaacgaGCAATACATGGTTGACAGTCAAAGTTGAGATTGGATATACCACCAATGTGGAAGGTCCGTCTCTCGATTTGAGTAGGAGTAAGTGGGATGCGAGGTGAGGATGGGATGCGAGGGTCTGATGGAGCTGAGCATGAATCCAGAATGGTCTGTTCCATCGTACATGAACGGTTCAACCCTCAGCAAGTATGTGATGTATAttacaagaagatgattgactcacttgtATCGTACAATGGAGAGTACTTTCCAATCTTCGACATCCTTCGACTTGTTCCAATGGACTGCAACTCGGTAATGGGTCGTATCGGATGATATGTTGATTTCCTGAATATAGGTTGATTCGGACATCTTCATTAGGTATCGTCAGCCTTTCAGTATATGAACCGTGAAGAAGAACGACAAATGGCTTCAAAGCATTTTGAAGGGTGTTATGAGCAGATGAGAGATACTGTGCTCCATCCCAAGGACAGTGAGTGAGCCAGATCAGTGAGGAAGACATGCACTTTGGCTTCGGGACACACAAGAACAAAGGGATACACCATCACCACGCACTCGAGGTGAAGCAACTTACTGTATCATGATAACGTCATAGACACGTGTTTATCGATCACATCCCACATTCCACATCCCAGCTGGGGATACCAATCCACGTAGAGGTGAACAAAAGATTACGATTAGAAGTGCATTGCTCTTAGAATACTGTATCTATCTACAGaaatatcatatatacaGGCAAGGTATTGAGAAACAGAGACGGAGGACAGAAAAAGGAACTGAGACCCGACTGGTCATATACCCTATAAAGCAGTCGAGGTGGTACTATCGATCTGTAAGATGATATCAGTCTGGTCAGTATCTGCAATCTGTACGAAAGTAGAATGGTGAGGCTCACCTCAATGGAAGGTAAGATCGAACTCATCAATTTGAGGAACTGCACGTTCTCTCATGTTAACATCTTGTTTACCCCACCCAcaaaatgatgaatgatttcaACTCACAATGACATTATACATATCAACCTGTACGCCTCTCGGcacctcgtcctcctcatcggCACCGTCAGAtgtatcattcttcttttcatccttgGCCCCACTTCCACTGCCAGTTCCGGTGACTCGTCTGACCATACCTGATATACCCCATTTCTTCTTACTATCCCCGGAAGAGCTGGCAACAGCAGCAGGATAATCCTCTTGTTTAGATTCCATCCTGTCTATAAATTTCTTCATGACACTCGCGTGTTTACATGGATGTACCGATGCCATTTGTTCCCCAGAGTGGGGGAAAGCTTCCATTGTGACTGTTTTGAAAGCGTGATCGGATGGAACATCTTGGAATATTTGAGCGGGGGTCAAGGGTTTCTTGTTCTACATCAAAGGCGATGTCTTAGCATTCTGCGTATGTCCCTCCTAGATTTGGCCCAAGCTTCGAATGATTAAGGTAGAACTTGAAAGTAGACCCACCTCGTCCCATCCTCGCAGCCAGAGTCTGGGGGTAGAATACCTTTTATCATACGCAATGGCAATATCGTACGTTCTCACTTGAAGTAAATTTTGTTTAGCAGTAGATTGTATATCGGCTCTATCAGTTTCACAAATTCGATGAAATCAGCTTTAATATACATgtcaaagagagagagggagaggagaagattcATTAACGATGTCTGGGTGGCTGTTATGATAACTCACTCGGATGGATGCACGATCCTGACATTAGCTTCATCcacgatatcatcttccagccCTTCCCCCTCGTCGATCATTTCCATATctggtatatcatctatatcaggtatctcttccacttccaatggtccttccttctccttctccctctctttggAATCTAAGCTGAGCCCCGCTAATGATGAAGTAGGTGGCTGAGGGTTAGATCCTGATAAGACGGGGGAGTCGGATATGTCGGGAatctcatccatatctttaGGTGGAGCTTGGGGTGCTACACGAGGATCACAAGAGAAAAATTAGCATATGAGCATGTATAAGTGAATGGGGAATTTCGAGATCAGAGGCTTATATATCAAAAAGGGTTTCGTTATTATCGATGAGGAGGCATGCCTTACCCCTTCCAATGTGGGTAGCTACccaatcatcaccatcacccttCGGTTTATCCTCGTCAGTCTATCAAGAAAGTCAGCTATGCCCTCTGAGACGTTGgaatagctcacctcatccatgAAGCTTAAGAGTTTCtcggcatcttcatcttgatctgtaTAGTCCAACGCGGCAGCTCTTCGAAGAGAGGGTACTATTTGTGTTATCCAGGtatcatcagcttacctGGATCTCCGTACACGAGAAGCTGAAGTTGAACGTACCATTCCTACAGATTAGGTATTGTTTTTCTTTGGGTAGAAAATCACGTTGGATAGTTCCTTGTTCCCTAAGAATTATTaccgatatcagctattgtCACTCATGCTGTTTGATAGGGACTCGGCTGGGGGAAACTGGGACATACCATTGCCAAACTGGGAACTTGTATGCCAGGAAATCACCCGCTACGATAAATTCCTCTACCAATCCATTACAAAAAAGGAGTCAGCATGGTTTGAATGCTCATTACAAATATAAAAAGGAAAGCTGTCATTGAATgcactcaactcaccaggtGTTATACGTCCATGTTCCTTGAATTTACTTTCCTTCAATACTGGAGACATGTAATCTCGTACGGCAGCATATTGACTCTATGATGACATTGTGAGGTCAGCATGAATTTTGTCAGCTGTTGGGGTTGATGGTATTTCCATTTAGAGGATCAGAGGAAGGATATATGACTGGGAATGAACCATAGCTCCataagaaggaaagataagTTGGGTGGCAAGACCAGACCACCGTCCATTCCCCATTGTAaacctcaagatgatagCAAATAGAACGTACTCACCTGGAGAGCTAAGAGAGGAttgttcatcttcgatgTCGATCACTATCAGTATGGTAATATCGGAGGAGATGGATAGCTTGCTATGAGAATAGATAGAATAATCTTAATCCCATTCAAAACATCGTCCATTTCATTCAACCATTCAACACGCCCTCACTGGTGTTGTGCATTGTTGTCGTGACGCATGAGCCCGCATCTAGCCACGTGAAGGGAAGCGGGACTCCTCATTGAATCAATCGAGATTTGATTTTCACGGAAAATGTTTGACTTAAGGGGAAGAGTATGTATGAAGGTTAGGAGAATGCTCATCGATATCTGCTACTGATAGGCCCAGAAATACATACAGCATACCGAAAGTATCTGAGCGGCATAATGGCAGATGAGGAATTGCCACCGAGTAAATTGGGGACGAAGGGTCACTGGGACGAGGTGTATGAGTGAGTATCGATAACTACCTGTTTCCTACCCCGTCTCCACTTTCTTCGATGTTTCCCCTGCATCTGGTCGAGGGTGAACACTGTTCGCTCTCTTCTTATCCTATCCCGTAGGCTCTATGAGCTGCAAAACCTCTTTGATCATGTATATGCTGACAATGAGCTTCGTCTTGGCTATCATAGACGAGAAGTGAGAGTGTTCAATGATGTTGGCGACGAAGGGGAAGTATGGTGAGACATTCAAAATGTCCCTATCTTCTGGCCCGATCTCAAAGCTCATATATTCCTCTGTGCAGGTTCGGTGAATCATCCGTTACCAAAATGCGTAAATGGGCTCAACGCCatctcccctcttcttccgagtCGAACCCATTACGAATCTTAGAATGCGGTTCAGGTAACGGTACTCTCCTCTTATCATtcctcacttcatcatcactcgaTCCAGATGTTCCACCAGCCAAGCAGAATTTCCACTTGACCGGGATAGATTACTGTGAATCTGCTCGTTTACTCGCTCAATCAATCGAACAATCTCGAAGGGAAAATAtccaagaagagattgaacaagctttggaagatgacgaggaggaacTGGTCGAGAATGAAGTTCAGTGCGAATGGCGTACAGAAGATTTATTAAGGAAGGATTTCAATGGTGAACAATGGGACTTAGTATTGGATAAGGGAACGTACGATGCGTTGTGTTTAAGCTCAGAAGGcatagaagaagaaaaaggtaGATTACCTAGTCAGGTGTATCCTGAGAAAATAGCTTTGTTGGTTAAAAAGGGTGGTTATTTCTTGATTACCAGTTGTAATTTTACCGAGGAGGAGATCAAAGTGAGGTATACGAAAGAGGGAttaggtgagtcatatcacATCAATTCC from Kwoniella mangroviensis CBS 8507 chromosome 1 map unlocalized Ctg02, whole genome shotgun sequence includes the following:
- a CDS encoding pyridoxal 5'-phosphate synthase, synthase subunit Pdx1, whose translation is MSSEPTIVPSSAPNGSVPVSQGGTSTPLLGSRGGPAGSGGAGGSFGVKSGLAQMLKGGVIMDVMNVEQAKIAEEAGACAVMALERIPANIRRDGGVARMSDPGMIKEIMEAVSIPVMAKVRIGHFVEAQILQSIGVDYIDESEVLTMADDQHHIGKHSFKVPFVCGCKNLGEALRRISEGAAMIRTKGEAGTGDVVEAVKHQRAVMADIRKAASMSDEELYAFAKELSAPYHLLKETARLKRLPVVSFAAGGVATPADAAMMMQLGCDGVFVGSGIFLSGDPAKRARAIVQAVTHYNNPAVLAEVSTDLGDAMVGISTSTEGENIKGGRMAGRGN